Proteins from a genomic interval of Zingiber officinale cultivar Zhangliang chromosome 2A, Zo_v1.1, whole genome shotgun sequence:
- the LOC122044054 gene encoding COP9 signalosome complex subunit 3-like codes for MESIEVLVAHIQGLSRSPDEVSHLHSLLKQSEDALRSHAARLAPFLSQLDPSIHTLGYLFLLEAYSSGSISGEEASGFLLTVVEFINSCSAEQIQLAPEKFISVCKSFKDQVMQLGVPMQGIAPLWMAVRKLQTSTEQLTTLHSDYLLLCLLAKCYKAGLSILDDDIFEVDHPRDHFLYCYYGGMINIGLKRFEKALACLHNVVTAPMTTLNAICVEAYKKYILVSLILNGQVPSFPKYTSSAAHRNLKNYTQVCINFITIIS; via the exons ATGGAGTCGATTGAGGTGCTGGTGGCGCACATCCAGGGCTTGTCCAGGAGTCCCGACGAGGTCTCGCACCTCCACTCCCTGCTCAAGCAGTCCGAGGACGCTCTCCGCTCCCATGCAGCTCGACTCGCCCCCTTCCTCTCCCAGCTCGACCCATCCATCCACACCCTAGGCTACCTTTTCCTTCT GGAAGCATATTCATCTGGGTCAATCTCAGGGGAGGAGGCTTCCGGTTTTCTTTTGACTGTAGTGGAATTTATCAACTCATGCTCAGCAGAACAGATACAGCTTGCACCAGAAAAAT TCATTTCTGTTTGTAAGAGTTTCAAGGATCAGGTTATGCAGCTTGGGGTTCCCATGCAAGGAATAGCTCCCTTGTGGATGGCTGTCCGTAAACTCCAAACTTCCACAGAGCAATTAACTACCTTACACTCGGATTATCTTCTTCTGTGTCTTCTAGCTAAGTGCTATAAAGCGGGACTAAGCATTCTGGATGATGACATCTTTGAGGTTGATCACCCGAGAGATCATTTCCTCTATTGCTACTATGG GGGAATGATAAACATTGGATTAAAGCGTTTTGAGAAAGCATTAGCGTGTCTTCATAAT GTTGTTACTGCACCGATGACTACTCTAAATGCAATATGTGTTGAAGCATACAAAAAGTATATTTTGGTTTCACTCATCCTGAATGGACAG GTTCCATCATTCCCAAAGTATACTTCTTCAGCCGCTCACAGAAATCTGAAGAATTATACTCAGGTTTGCATCAACTTCATAACTATTATTTCCTAA
- the LOC122044055 gene encoding solute carrier family 35 member F1-like translates to MHRGKLAIYKGSPPTGAALECLRRDFSLVCLGYYCSLPVKLDSLTSFFVVVVLSYQYTSLTSVMLLDCWSIPCVILFTWLFLGTKYGFRKFAGVAICVAGLVMVVFSDVHASDRAQGGPNPVKGDLLVFAGSTLYAVSNVSEEFIIKRSTRIELMAMLGAFGAVVSAIQIAILERNELQNVNWTAGAVLPFLGFALAMFLFYSTVPIILKICGATMLNLSLLTSDMWAVLIRICAYHQKVDWMYFIAFAGVTIGLMVYSWSREDKSSEVAKDNEAAGDRNVNLNSC, encoded by the exons ATGCACAGAGGAAAATTAGCAATATATAAGGGGTCTCCTCCTACAGGTGCAG CGTTGGAGTGCCTGCGCCGAGACTTCTCCCTTGTCTG tttgGGTTACTACTGCTCCTTACCTGTTAAACTTGATTCATTGACTTCTTTTTTTGTTGTAGTTGTCTTGTCTTACCAGTACACGTCTTTGACAAGTGTCATGCTCCTGGATTGTTGGTCAATTCCATGTGTTATACTTTTCACTTGGCTGTTTCTGGGTACAAAGTATGGATTCAGGAAGTTTGCTGGTGTTGCTATTTGTGTTGCTGGCCTTGTTATGGTAGTATTTTCCGATGTTCACGCTAGTGACCGTGCACAGG GAGGACCAAATCCTGTGAAAGGTGATTTGTTAGTCTTTGCTGGCTCTACACTCTATGCAGTTAGCAACGTTAGTGAG GAATTCATCATAAAGAGGTCAACTAGAATCGAATTGATGGCAATGCTTGGAGCATTTGGAGCTGTTGTCAGTGCTATTCAAAT AGCCATTCTCGAGCGGAATGAGCTTCAAAATGTCAATTGGACGGCTGGAGCA GTACTACCATTTCTTGGGTTTGCATTGGCAATGTTCTTATTTTATTCTACTGTCCCTATAATTCTCAAG ATATGTGGAGCCACAATGCTCAACCTTTCACTACTGACCTCAGACATGTGGGCTGTTCTAATCCGAATCTGTGCCTACCACCAGAAG GTGGACTGGATGTACTTCATAGCTTTTGCAGGTGTCACGATTGGGCTCATGGTTTATTCGTG GAGCAGGGAGGATAAGAGTTCTGAGGTTGCAAAGGACAATGAGGCTGCAGGGGACCGTAATGTGAATCTGAACAGCTGTTGA